From a single Clostridium isatidis genomic region:
- a CDS encoding aminopeptidase P family protein, protein MKKEFYIKNRKRVFDKIKDNSILILFAGNAPKKTGDEEYPFTPNRNFYYLTGIDEQAHVLLLSKFNGENKEYLFIKDIDEIMEKWNGKTIRKEEAREICGIEEVKYLSELDKFIDKLVLNKEELNIYLDLEEKNSSYDYLNKIKDRYYNISIKNAYKIIAELRLVKTEEEINRIRKAIEITIEGVENLMKNTKAGMKEYELEAYFDFVCKKRGVKDLAFKTIAAAGKNATILHYVDNNTELKENDLILFDLGAQYKYYNADISRTFPVSGKFTKRQKEVYNAVLRVNEKIISEMKPGVKFLDINKLARDLIAEECIKLGLIKNKEDVSKYYYHSIGHSLGMDTHDVELEGRNVTFEEGMVYTVEPGIYIEKEGIGIRIEDDVLITKDGNEVLTKNMIKSVEQIEEFMSK, encoded by the coding sequence ATGAAAAAGGAATTTTATATAAAAAACAGAAAAAGAGTTTTTGATAAAATTAAGGATAATTCTATTCTGATTTTATTTGCAGGAAATGCTCCAAAGAAAACTGGGGATGAAGAATATCCTTTTACACCAAATAGAAATTTTTATTATTTAACAGGAATAGATGAGCAAGCTCATGTATTGTTATTAAGTAAATTTAATGGGGAGAATAAAGAGTACCTATTCATAAAAGATATAGATGAAATTATGGAAAAATGGAATGGAAAAACTATAAGAAAAGAAGAAGCAAGAGAAATTTGCGGAATAGAAGAAGTTAAATATTTAAGCGAACTAGATAAGTTCATTGATAAGTTAGTTTTAAATAAGGAAGAATTAAATATTTATTTAGATTTAGAAGAAAAAAATTCGTCTTATGACTATTTAAATAAAATAAAAGATAGATACTATAATATAAGTATTAAAAATGCTTATAAAATTATTGCTGAATTAAGACTTGTAAAAACTGAAGAAGAAATAAATAGAATAAGAAAAGCAATAGAAATTACAATTGAGGGTGTAGAAAATCTAATGAAAAATACTAAGGCAGGAATGAAAGAATATGAATTAGAAGCGTATTTTGATTTTGTATGCAAAAAAAGAGGAGTTAAGGATTTAGCCTTTAAAACTATTGCAGCAGCAGGAAAAAATGCAACGATTCTTCACTATGTAGATAATAATACAGAACTTAAGGAAAATGATTTGATTTTATTCGATTTAGGTGCACAATATAAGTATTATAATGCAGATATATCAAGAACCTTCCCTGTAAGCGGAAAGTTTACCAAAAGACAAAAAGAAGTCTACAATGCAGTTCTTAGAGTAAATGAAAAGATAATTAGCGAAATGAAGCCGGGAGTTAAATTTCTTGATATTAACAAGCTGGCTAGAGACTTAATAGCTGAGGAATGTATAAAGCTCGGATTAATTAAAAATAAAGAAGATGTTTCAAAATACTATTATCACAGTATAGGCCATAGCTTAGGAATGGATACTCATGATGTAGAATTAGAAGGAAGAAATGTAACCTTTGAAGAAGGAATGGTATATACTGTTGAACCAGGCATTTATATAGAAAAAGAGGGAATTGGAATTAGAATAGAGGATGATGTTTTAATTACTAAGGATGGTAATGAAGTTTTAACGAAAAATATGATAAAATCAGTAGAACAAATTGAAGAGTTTATGTCTAAATAA
- a CDS encoding Na+/H+ antiporter NhaC family protein, with product MNNKKSIKLFLITTMISLLSTSVVFAEELDVSVRNADHYGILTLIPPILAILLAFITKNVVISLFIGALSGTFLVQLVDNSFMDAIIQAFLDFVSRALNSLADPWNAGIILQVLVIGGIIQLVAKMGGAKAVAEALAKKAKTARSTQLVTLLLGLAVFFDDYANSLIVGPIMKPVSDKMKISRERLAFIIDATAAPIAGLAIVSTWIGLEVGLINDAFVNGIGKEVDAFGVFLQTIPYRFYNILILIFIFITSILLKEFGPMYKAEVKARKRGDASKEEVALDSNLDNSDFEPKEGIKLSIWNAIIPIGTLIATALICFYFSGYSSIMAGENDALKEFMNNSPLSLKGIQEAFSASDASVALFQSALISSIVTIVLGVIKKIFTISEAIDVWIDGMKPLLITGVILLLAWSLSSVIKDLGTAKYLVSLLSGSLPKFLLPSLIFILGSVISFATGTAYGTMGILMPLAIPLAYSINPDMSYVVVSTSAVLTGAIFGDHCSPISDTTILSSMGAGCNHIDHVNTQIWYSLFVASITIVFGYIPAGFGLKWYIALPIAILAVYLGIQILGKKVEEY from the coding sequence ATGAATAATAAAAAGAGTATTAAGTTGTTCTTAATAACAACTATGATTAGTTTATTATCAACATCTGTTGTTTTTGCAGAGGAATTAGATGTATCTGTAAGAAATGCAGATCATTATGGTATATTAACTTTGATACCACCTATTTTGGCAATATTATTAGCTTTTATAACTAAGAATGTTGTTATATCTTTATTTATTGGTGCATTATCAGGTACATTTTTAGTACAATTAGTGGATAATTCCTTCATGGATGCAATAATTCAAGCTTTTTTAGATTTTGTATCTAGGGCATTAAATTCTTTAGCTGATCCTTGGAATGCAGGGATAATTCTTCAGGTACTAGTAATAGGTGGAATTATACAATTAGTAGCTAAAATGGGAGGGGCCAAAGCTGTTGCAGAAGCTTTAGCCAAAAAAGCAAAAACAGCTAGGAGTACTCAATTAGTTACACTTTTGTTAGGGTTAGCAGTATTTTTTGATGATTATGCTAATTCATTAATAGTAGGACCTATAATGAAGCCTGTTTCAGATAAAATGAAAATATCAAGAGAAAGATTGGCCTTTATTATAGATGCAACAGCAGCTCCAATTGCAGGTTTAGCTATTGTATCTACTTGGATAGGTTTAGAAGTTGGTTTAATAAATGATGCTTTTGTTAATGGTATTGGTAAAGAGGTAGATGCTTTTGGTGTCTTTTTGCAGACCATTCCTTATAGATTTTATAATATATTAATATTAATTTTTATATTTATTACTTCAATCTTATTAAAGGAATTTGGTCCGATGTATAAGGCTGAGGTTAAGGCAAGAAAAAGAGGGGATGCATCTAAGGAGGAAGTTGCTTTAGATTCTAATCTAGATAATTCTGATTTCGAGCCAAAAGAAGGAATAAAGTTAAGTATATGGAATGCTATAATTCCAATAGGAACATTAATAGCAACGGCTTTAATTTGTTTTTACTTTAGTGGTTATTCTTCAATAATGGCAGGAGAAAATGATGCTCTTAAGGAATTTATGAATAATTCACCTTTATCTCTTAAAGGGATTCAAGAGGCTTTTAGTGCATCAGATGCTTCAGTAGCATTATTCCAGTCAGCTTTAATATCAAGCATAGTAACTATTGTTTTAGGAGTAATTAAAAAAATATTTACAATTTCTGAAGCTATAGATGTATGGATTGATGGAATGAAACCATTACTTATTACAGGAGTTATATTGCTATTAGCTTGGTCATTAAGCTCTGTAATAAAGGATTTAGGAACAGCAAAGTATTTAGTTTCCTTACTTTCAGGCTCATTGCCCAAATTTTTACTTCCAAGCTTAATATTTATCTTGGGCTCTGTTATCTCCTTTGCTACAGGTACAGCTTATGGAACTATGGGAATATTAATGCCGTTGGCAATACCTCTTGCATATTCAATAAACCCAGATATGAGTTATGTAGTTGTCAGTACAAGTGCAGTATTGACTGGTGCTATATTTGGTGATCATTGTTCTCCTATATCAGATACTACAATTCTTTCCTCAATGGGAGCAGGATGTAATCATATTGATCACGTTAATACTCAAATTTGGTATTCTTTATTTGTAGCATCAATAACAATAGTCTTTGGATATATTCCAGCTGGTTTTGGGTTAAAGTGGTATATTGCTCTTCCGATAGCAATATTAGCAGTATATTTAGGGATTCAAATATTAGGTAAAAAGGTAGAAGAATATTAA
- a CDS encoding spore maturation protein, with translation MLQYLTKSIIPIIVIVITTYGMFKGRKVYEWFIEGAKEGLKVCLNIFPYLLAMLIAVNIFREAKLLDILNDLIAPIGALIGLPKEVIPLILIKPLSGSGAIGVLTDILKNYGPDTKIGLISSVIMGTTETIFYTLTVYFGAVQIKKIRHTLWAAILADLTAIIVSVFIVTRFLL, from the coding sequence ATGTTACAGTATTTAACTAAGAGCATTATTCCTATAATAGTTATAGTAATCACAACTTATGGAATGTTCAAGGGAAGAAAAGTATATGAATGGTTTATTGAAGGGGCAAAGGAAGGCTTAAAAGTCTGTTTAAACATATTTCCCTATCTGCTAGCTATGCTTATAGCAGTAAATATTTTTAGGGAGGCAAAATTATTAGATATTTTAAATGATTTAATAGCACCAATAGGTGCTTTAATAGGCCTTCCAAAGGAAGTAATTCCTTTAATATTAATAAAGCCTTTATCAGGAAGTGGAGCTATTGGAGTATTAACAGATATATTAAAAAATTATGGACCGGATACAAAAATAGGGCTTATATCATCTGTAATTATGGGAACTACTGAAACAATATTTTATACCCTGACAGTTTATTTTGGAGCTGTTCAAATAAAGAAGATAAGGCATACTTTATGGGCAGCAATTTTAGCTGATTTAACTGCCATTATTGTTTCAGTTTTTATAGTAACTAGATTTCTTTTATAA